CGGATTGACGGGTAGAGGGGAGAAGAATCCATGGGGTGGTTGGCATAGCCGGAAGAAATTAGATTTGTAGCCACTCTCGCTTGCATATATTTAACCTCATATTATtttcacatgcaagtgcaagacACTATTTTTACCATCGCTATCAAAGTTTTTACCTTGTGTAAATGCATTGAAGAACCCTTGTATGGCACTAAGCCATGTGCATGTTGTTGATAAAAAAACTATGGCACTGAAAATTCCGAGCGATAAAATTGTCATAGTAGCTTCCATAAGCCGTAGGTGAACGAAACTGCgaaagtgtccttcttctcccgaGCTGAAATGAGCTTGGATGAAcaataaaactaaaaaaaatcaaaataaattcaaagaaattttatttttttgtgtcaaaAGTTTTAAGTGCTTGCAAAACTTCGTTATGAAATCACATTCCTATAAGGTGTggcaaaaaaaaattcaatgctcCAAAATGCTTTTAAAAGTAGCATTTTCAGATTACTGATTTTTTTGCCATGCCTTGTAGGaatgtgatgttatgatgattttttgcaagcacttagaacctttgtcaATGTTTATCATAAAAATAATTTagtctttttgaatttattttgtattttttttattttattgttcatacaagctcatttgagctcgggctcAAGAACTATGCGTGTATAATTGAGATGAATTACATATTCCATTGAAATCAAAAAGCGTGAGATCATCTAATGGACGTTGTGCTATCACAAACTCCCCCTTCCATGTTTGTCTGGTGAGCTCGTGGATTCGCTTTCCTTTTGTGTGTCACTTCGACGACCGGTGGTGGAGAGGGGAATCTTAGTGGCTCTACTCTCGCTAGTAGTTTGGATTAGAGTTTTTTTAGTGCTCGCAAGTGCCAGACTTGGACGAATGATGACGTTTTCTATTTAAGTCTTTTGGATTTCTATTCTCCTCGAGTTCGTTCATCTAGACGTAGTCAACGGAGCTCCAACATAGATTTCTGCCGTCTCCTTGGAGCAACGAGGTTATGGTTTCTCGTCGTGCGTGCGCGACGGCGAGGTATGATGTCAGTTTCTTCATACTTACGGACGACGACCACGGTTTCAAGGCAATGCCCCTGTCAGGCACGTGCACGAAGACTTCTTAACTGACATCGATAATGTGAATCCAGCTCCGGTAAAGGAACGGTGACAACGACGCGTCGGTGGCTCGTTGTAACGGTAATGGCCATTCGGTGGTCTAGAGACATAGATGTTTTTGTACTTCTGATGGACTTTTACaacagatctaaatatatacataTTGTTTGAAAAAGGAAACGATGAGACGCTGCGGGGTGGGACCAAGGGCGGACCCAAGTTCAACTGAGTGGGGCCTAGACCCCCACTTAAAATTTTGAATttcctttgtgtttgtgcacattTTGAAACAAAACACTTCAAAATGAGCAACTTTATAGAAGGTGTGCCCCCAGTCAAATATAGCGCCCCCAGTCAAAATTTTGTCTGGGTCCGCCCCTGGGTGGGACCCACGGGCAGCCTCACAAAGAGTACTACGAGGTGACGTCGCAAGAGGCAAGAGTGCCGAGAGCACGAGCCACTCGCACATTGTCTTGTTCCTCGGCGGGAGAGGGGGCTGACGTTACCCACCGCACAGATTATCAATCGATCCGGAGCGGGCTCGCGTCAATTCCTCCAGGCGCGTATTAATCGCTCGGGAGTCGCGGCCCGAGCTGCTCCGCCCGCGACCACCCCTCGGATCGATCCGGAGGCCGGAGGGGCGACTCCCCCGCTGCATCGGCGATGCCGCACGACCGGGGCGGCGCGGCGTCCGCCGTCCCCGCCTCCGAGGAGGACGCCCTGTGAGTCCGCCGCCctaacccccccctctaggtcggtCCAGTAGACGCTCCGTCTGTACGCCTTCGGTGGTCTCTCTCTGATCTCAGTTCCGCGGCAATGGCGGTGGAAATTCCGGCCCGTCTGGTGCCAGATGCGGCGTGGTCCGCGGAACCGCAGCAGGTCCCCGTGTGCTCGCCGGCGTGCGTTGAATGCGAGGGCAGAGATGGGAAGGGATGAGCAAGTCCGCACTCCTCGACGACCTGAACCCAGTCGCCTGTCCATGGGGTGGATTGAGTGTTGAGCCGATTGGCTGCTCGCAATGGCTTGAGAAGTTGCACTGCCTCAGTGCAATTGTCATCTGAATTCTGTATGAACTCCACGATAGCGATCATCACAGTCAGGGGTGGTGCAGAAACAGAGATAGTTAGCTGAGTTAGCATTTGCGTTATTACTGTATAGTCCTTATCTGTTATGTTTTTGGCAATCACGATGTTTCCTCAGTATTTATAATCCTTCTTTTACTTAGGTTTATCGATTTACTACATGAAGCTCCCCTGTCGGGTCACAGGGAGCCCAGGAGCATAGTTAGTGGCACCTTGTATTGTATATTATTGGTAAGGAGAAGTTTCTTAACACCGATTGCATTTATTCTTATCATGTATTATAAGAAGATTACCTTTGGATATAAGTTTATTTTGTAATTTAtccaaatgaactaaaaaattatGTTATTTTTTTTATTCTGTGGGACTGTCATTATTCAGCAAAagattgtttcattttctttgtcCGCTTTTGTGATAGCTCTGCTTTCTTATTCTCTAGGTAGGTTATGCTGCTGTTTCCGTGTCAGCTCCATGGATATTTCTCCGTGTACCAGGCATGATCCCACCATTGCTATGCAGCTCCAATGTTATCCTTCTACTTCTTACAGGTTTTCTATCAGATCGGCTGGCTCATTCTTTCGTTTGTTCATCTCAAGTTATGTCTCTTCACTTGATTTGTTTACTTAATGTTCACGCGAAATTCAACGCAGGCATTTTTCAACAATATTGGGTCCATCAGGTTAGGAAAGTGAGGTTGCAGGTACGGCCAATCAAAAAGATACTTTACTTTGGTTTGTTATATGTTTCTTAATAGTTCATGTAATAGTGGTGATATGTTTGTTGGAGTAACCAATTAGATGGACACTTCATAAGTTTCATGAATATATGCTCCCCAGTGGAAAACCTTTTCAATTATTCTCCTCAATAGGATTCAATGTTTTGTTTGAATATCAATATGATCAGCTTTTATGCTCTCTTATCATTCTGTTCCCTTCTTATCCTATAGTTACATTATTGTTACCTTCCCTTAACAAAAATGAACTTCTAACCATTGTACTCAAGGTCCCTAATttcattgttccgcaacttccttTTATTGTACTTTAACATGCTGCGtctctttgttttgttttgcaTATTAACCAGTGCATTTCTGCTTTTGACATGCAGGGCTATTACGATTTCAGCCAGAAACTGAAGCACATTGCTCGACTTCCATTTGCCACTGTTGCTTATGGTGAGGAGTACCAAACAAATTTGCACAACGCTCTAAAACCAGCATTTATCATTACTTTATAAATTATAACTAGCATTGGCCACTTAGTGAGCTGCTGCTTCATTACGTGATCACATTTCACCTTCTTGGTGACATCTCTTGAGAGTGTGTGTATAGCTTTTGGTTATGATTTTTATCTTCCTAGTCCTGATTTAATAATCTATCAACACAATGAATTAAGGTCTAGGTGATTCATGAATTCTAAAGTTTCGCAGTCAAACTGACTCATTGTTATTGTGTATTGCTTCTGCAGGCACTGCTTTAATGCTCTTAATCATAGTTTGGCAGCCTTATGTACAAATACTATCAATTTCACTGTTGCTAAGGTACACCTTTGCCGCTGTATTTAGCCTCTGTAAAATTGTGAGATCTTTCTTGACTCATGATTATTTAGTGGAAGTTGAGGAtgcctaagcttatctgggatgatTTTCTGCAACCTGGCAAGAAAAGCATTATTCCCTTTAACTTGATCTATACAAGTGTACTACAAAGCAAAATACATGGGCATGTTCTCAAGcaaaatggcaagagaaggcaatgCATGGACGTATACGGCATGTTTCCGTTGTTTCAGTCTAAAGTTTCGGTTGGTTACTTATGTTGTCACAATGTTGTTGTGTTTAAACTCACATGCTAATATTCTGTTCTGTTGACATAAGTTCAGCTGTCAGTTCACCCAAAAATTAGAGTTCCTGGGCTGAAGTTTTAAGATGTTTATGGTTTTTCGCTTTGGGGAGCCTGTTTCTAACTTGATAGTATAGTGTGCCAAACTAAACTGAGCTTACAAGTCCAGTTGCCATAATACAGGATTGCTATCGTGGTTGAAGCAACATTTGCCGGATGCTTTATGAGCTTATACATATGTGAGTCATAAATTGTTGTTTGTTAGATAGCTAGAATCATGTCAATCTGTGCCCTCTTGTGCAATTTATGATTTGTGGAACACTTACTAAAATTTCTGTTAAATCTTTATTTTTACAACCACAATTAGGTTAATTTCTTCTGGAATTGTATTAACCAAGCAACACTGCCATTTCTTGAATGGTATTCCACATGTTTCTCATGGTTTTTTCAGTTCATCTACCTAATGAAATACATCTGCCttgagtcccccccccccccccccccccttagaaATGCATGTTTGGTACCATTAGATGGTCTTAAGATGCAATGCCTGACGGTTCCTTTTACAGGGTATATCCATAAGTACAATTCTTTGGATGGGCGGCCTGATATATTGCGGTCATTATATTCTGCACTTCAACCATCTACAACGACTTTGGAAGATCGAAGGTACCCAAGTAGTAATAACAGGGCACTGCCGATATGCTAGACTTTTCTATGTTAATTGATATGTATCTTATATTTCATATTTGAAAATTCGCTGGTTACTATTGTCTCTGCACATCaaggttcaaaatattggacattgGGTTCATATTGGTTTGGCTTGAAAGGATTGTTATGATTGAAATATCGACTGATATAACCAAAATATTGATCGATACTCAGCATCGGCAGCCAGCTGACACAAAAGATATTATGAACTGCACATACAACATCTGTCTTCTTCACACAGTTTGCACCACTGCAGGCTtaggtgtgtgtgtgcatgtgagtTTACTGTTTCGGACAGGATTGTTTAACTCATATCTACAGAAAAAGAATTCAAACTTATCTACTGaactcacgtctagcagcaagcgACTTCAAAGAGTTAAAACTATGTCACCGGACATGGTACTGCTAGTAGAGCTAGGCGTACTGATGCATTTATTTTCCACCAGATATTATGATGGCCGTCTTTCTGACCAGCAGATGGCATTACTTCAATACCAAAGGGAGAATATTCATTACCTGAGTGAGGAGGTACGTAGAAAATGAAAACAACTGTGATGCTGAATAATCAAGACCCATCTTACTAAATCTATTCTCGTTTGTATACTTAGACCCTTTGTAACAGTTTTAGAGAAGGTAACATGTAACACAACTATGTGCGTTTTTTAAATCTTATTGCCTTATGTAACATTTTTAGAGGAGGTAACATGTAACACAACTATGAAAACAACTGTGATTGCCATTgttttatttatatctttatgcaACATAAGCAGCTGAACTTTTATTCATACTATTTCCTGAAAGGAGGAATGAGCTGGACCTTTCTAATTCTTTGCTGCCTTGCTCAGGCAGATCACTACTTTGCACTGAAAAATTGGATTACCTTTCTGGTCAAATTAACACGGATTATAATACTAAATTAGTTGCACTTTTAGAACTTTGGTTGTTGACCAgccgtttcctttttcttttcttgaaaGGTGCTGCGCTTGCAAGAATGCTTGAGCAAATATCAGAGAACTGATGTTGGGAACACTCCTCAGGTCTGCACTACACTGACTGCCCTGCATTAGTTTTCTTCAACTGGCACTTGCAGAGGCTCAAAATCAGAGAATAAACTTCTTAGATGTTATATGAAGTGGTGGATTGCCTGAAGTTATTCCCTTTTCTAATTCGGCAGGTTGATCTTGTCCATCTTTTAGCATCTCGTGACCAAGAACTTCGCGCACTCTCCGCCGAGGTAATAATCTCTACTATCTTAAGCCAGGCCATTTTTCATGAGCTTGCAAGGCATGTGCCCAAGGTGAAATCACCTGTCTCGGGCCACTTAAGGGAAATGCTTACATAAACTTATTGCATGTATGTCTACTGTGCAAACTAGTTGACTGTTTGTGTTAATTGTCTAGTCTTTTAATTTGAAATCATACTATAATTTAGAAAATCTGTGAATACTGATATGAGAACCATTTACTTGAGTCATTCATCTTTAACACCGTTAGTGAACCTTCCATCGTGAAGTATCCCGTACTAATTAAATGTTCAGATGAACCAAGTGCACTCAGAGCTTCAGCTTGCTCGTGGCCTAATTGATGAAAAGGACTCGGAGATCCAGCGTATTCGTTTGAGCAATAATCAGGTATGTTTTAGCAAATACCATTCTTCCATAGCGTGATGATCAACGCAGTGCTTTCTACGCCTGCTTGCAAAGCATTCTTACTTGATTATGAACATGCTGGGTGCAGTatgttgaagaaaatgatagactCAGAGCTATTCTTGGAGAATGGAGTTCTCGAGCAGCAAAGGTACTCTGGATAATTGAAGTGCTATTGTTTGACCTGTGGCATTTTCATACTCTTCCCCATCATAATTTTTTGGATGCGCTCAACAGCTTGAACGGGCACTGGAGGCAGAGCGACTGTCAAACATTGAACTGCGGAAGAGCATTGCGAAATTCCGAGGCCAATTGCATAAGGAGCAACACGCCTGATTCCCCTGTTCTAGGAATAGAATAGATTCATCTGGTGGTGTGTGTTAGCTGGTTAACGACTCTTCAGCTGCTGAAGGTTTCGCCCAGGACaactgatcaaagatgatcatctCATGTGAGGTATTAGAACTACAAACCCGAAACCCCTGACTGTTGGCAGTTCAGGAGCATCAACAGTTTCACTAAAAATTATAACATAGTACAAGATCAGTATGCTGCCTGATTTGCATCAGAAGGAAGGAATATGCATATGCGGCAGCTCTTGTGAATGCACAGTTTGTGTATAAATCTGAAAAGAGTTGGTTAATGCCTTAATGGAGTATTGGGGGATGTAGCATTGGCTTGGTTGGATCTTGAGCCTTTCTATTTGATGCTTCTGCAGTGACATCTCGGCATGTAAAAAGTGGTGTGTTATTTTCTGACAGATTACAAAATGGAAGGTGGTCAACTTTTTTTTTTTACGACAGTAAAGGCGGTGAACTGTTGACCTTGAAAAAAACACATCATCTATGTATGTCTATGTGGAGAAGCATGAGCCTGTGAGCTTTCAGGTTCAGGAGCTAAAATTCTAAATAAAGTCGACCCGCATAAGCTGTCATGTCACTCTTGTACCACAATACTTGTAGCTGGGGGATCTTGTACTAGTttctccaacacaagtatttaggtacagagggagtatattgcAATAGACATATCACTCTTGGAAGATATCAAACGGAACATTTTTTTTAACAAAGTTTAGCAGAATGAGGAACTGGGTTCATCTGGGGAAAACTAAGCACATGAGATTCTTTTGATTCTTCTGAGGGAAAATGCTCCTGGTTTGTACTGAAACACACTGAGTGTCCCTTTTAGCTGATACTCCAATTATATGGTATGTTTTGCTTAAAAATATATTTTGCTCAAAAGTCAAAACTAAAAGAATGTTGATTTTAAGAAGGGAAGCAATCAACAGACCACGGGGAATACAAAGATGCAAACTTGATACATTAAGTAACcaacatttttgttgttgttgcaggtATGAAACTTGTATTAATCAAGGAACATCCGGGTTACGGTCTTTCATACATAAATTCACTACCCCGGACGGGCCAGCGGCCAACCAAACAACTGTTCTACCTGggcttatgttcatattattcatgataaatatttaagTCTTCTCTGAacactaatatgattcttatgtgcatgattatgacagcttcataattctctttgATCTGTTGATATAGATTggacaactagattgatatttctttggtgagagaggtgcgttgtagtaggttcaacctgacgaatttttatatcccagtgacagaacgaGACAAGATGCgtttttgtgttgctgctactaaggataacacaatggggtttattcaaattgcttgagtttacgagtttattttgtctacatcatgtcatcattctccatgcattactctgttttacttaatactctagatgcatgttagcTAGCGGTCAATGAGTGGAATAATAGTAATATGTACAGGAAGGAGTCGGTCTATTTGTttgtggacgtgatgcctatatacacatgatcattaccgtgaatatcacataactatctttttttttctatcaactgcccaatagtaatttgtttacccagtgcatgctgttttcatgagagatgtcattagggaaaactatgacctcggggtttattgatcatatatttacaaaaccttcaataccttgcttccctttacttgtttttattttattttgcaatttacaattatctacacaccccaCTTGATTGCAAATAACAATATCAAGGGgaatgacaaccctcttgccaatgttgggtgcaagttattttcttttttgtgtgtagccgctgaagactgtcgtggttgatattcctattggttcgataaaccttggtttgataactgaggtaaatacttacccatattatgctgcgataacccgttcctcttcacgaaaaacccaacgcatatcacaagtataagaaggatttctggcgccgttgcgagggaatatcatcaccacataccaagtaacttcacataaattgcactagccctttccatcagtacAGACTTTTGGTTGTGTTGATGATATTCCCTCGCAACgcaccgtcgatcgcccgcaccgtctcatcgccgtcggcaccaccttggtgagccccttgttcttatcctttttataaaaactatcttatttgtatgatttagatagttacttgtataattttcttacttgtatgattttttgttatacatagtgccatggttttgatatccgtgccCATCGGTCCTCGTTCGGTTTACGATCCGTATCTGGTATATTCTCTTTTttactatttgttgcatttcgtgtttatgacaattatgcccatgaagttgacatagatatttttatctaggaggtagttgaACCAGAAATTCCAATGGACTctattgtcgagaagttaaatttagttgaaaaagaaaacgaggatttgaaaggaaaattgaaaagagttgaagaagagaagatgatattggagttgtacgttgtcgatgtcgtcgatgatcacaagatcaagatggatgcaatgcgcttgaagattagaaggattagaaaatatgcccttaataaagaggcttggacTATGCTGTtcgatcaattgttaccttagttgcgatcttggTCGCATTTgctgttgcatttaaatgctttagctagaaactcttctatgttgttttatgagaataagtgtgtatgaaccttatgtgtgaacttgtattaatttggtcttctcgatcttgtgtaatgaagatgaaccggcaatggatgtacgatgaccgacgctCTCCCCAATTCATTAATGGCTTGCAGAGTTTTCTGCATACGGCCGAGGCAAACCAGcgggatggttttatgtgttgtccatgtgctgtatgtaagaatgataaaacttactctaagtcaagGGTCATTCACATCCACCTGTTTACGTCCGGTTTCATGTCCAgctataactgttggaccaaaAACGGAGAAAGAGTGGTTataatggaagagaatgaagaagatggTGATGACGGCTATCCTTCATTCCctgaatacgatggtactacaatggaggaagaagctgaagtagaggcaccagatgagcccgctgatgatcttggtcgggccattgctgatgcaaagagaaacCACGCAAGTGAAAATGAGAAGCTGAAGTTGCAGCACATGTTAGAGGgtcacaagaaattgttgtacccaaattgctaaGATGACAAGAAGAATGTGGGTACCACaccggaattgctgcaatggaaggcagagaatggtgtatgtgacaagggttttgaaaagttgatgaaattgttaaagaagatgcttccaaaggacaacgagttgcccgacagtacgtacgaagcaaagaagactATATGCccgctaggattagaggtgcagaagatacatgcatgccttaatgactgcatcctgtaccgcgatgaggagtacgagaatttgaatgcatgcccggtatgtgGTGTTGAGCGCTATAAGATCGgccgcgatgaccctggtgaggaTGTTGAGGTCCAGTGCCCCAGGAagaggattcctgccaaggtgatgtggtatgctcctataataccacagttgaaacgtttgttccaaaacaaagagcatgccaagttgatgcgatgacaCAATGACGAGTGTAAGAAAGGcgggaagttgagagtacccatagatgggtcgcagtggaggaaaatcgagagagagtggtcggactttgcagatgacccaaggaactgttggtttggtttaagtgtagatggcattaatccttttggggagcagagcaacaatcataacacctggcccgtgactctatgtatctataaccttcctccttggttgtgcatgaagcggaagttcattatgatgcgagtgctcatccaaggccccaagcaacctggcaatgacattgatgtgtacctgaggccattagttgaagaacttttatagtcgtgggatatcaaaggtgtacgtgtgtggaatgagcacaaacaacaggaatttgacctacgagcgttgttgtttgtaaccatcaatgattggcatgctcttagtaacctttcaggacacacaaacaagggataccacacaTGCACGTACTTTTTAGATGATACCGAaagtatatacttggataaatgtaagaagaatgtgtacctaggacatcgccgatttcttccgatcaagcatctcttaagaaaagaaggcaagcatttcaaaggtgaggcagatcaccggaagaagcctgacaaccgtactggtgatcatataGGCCATATGTGTTGGaaaaatgccctagaggcaataataaattagttattattatatttctttgttcatgataatcgtttattatccatgctataattgtattgattggaaaacaaatacatgtgtggatacatagacaaaacactgtccctagtaagcctctagttgactagctcgttgatcaaaggtggtcgaggtttcctgaccatagacaagtgttgtcacttgataacgagatcacatcattaggagaatcatgtgatggacaagacccaaactatgaacgtagcatgtgatcgtgtcattttattggtattgttttctgcgtgtcaagtatacattcctatgaccatgagatcatgtaactcactgacaacggaggaataccttgtgtgtatcaaacgtcacaacgtaactgggtgactataaaggtgcactacaggtatctccgaaggtgtccgttgagttagcatggatcaagactgcgatttgtcactccgtgtgacggaggggtatttcggcgcccactcggtaatacaacatcacacacaagccttgcaagcaatgtgactcaagtgtgagtcacgggatcttgtattacggaacgagtaaagagacttgcccgtaacgagattgaaataggtatagggataccgacggtcaaatctcgggcaagtaacataccaaaggacaaagggaatgatatacgggattatatgaatcctttgcacagaggttcaaccgataagatcttcgtagaatatgtaggatccaatatgggcatccaggtcccgctattggatattgactgaggagtgtctcgggtcatgtctacatagttctggaacccgcagggtctgcacacttaaggttcgatgatgttttagtatagttgagttatatgtgttagtgaccgaatgttgttcggagtcctggatgagattacggacgtcacgagggtttccggaatggtccggaaatgaagattgatatataggaagttggtgtttggattccggaaagttttcgggcattaccgggagtgtaccgggagtgacgaatgggttccgggggcccacttggTGCGCCCACCacgcccaaggggtccacatgggtttattggatgcacaataaggtataatgggctgacaaagtcatccaaggaaatcccatgagtaAAAAGTGGGAAATCCAAAAGaaatgggaaaataaggaaggagtcctaatccaagtgggattggagtgggactcctccctcccacttcgtccgacccaaggaaggcctcctttggTCGGCGCCTGCTATTTCTCAAACAACAAGgccaaaatttgacacgttgacaaagacttgcttgcgttggtttttcccttgaagaggacagggtgatgcagcacaggagcagtaagtatttccctcagtttgagaaccaaggtatcaatccagtaggagaatctcgtcaagtccagagtacctgcgcaaacacaaaagagcttgcacccaacgctataaaggggttgtcaatcccttcaagattgattgcaaagtgagatctgaaggcggaaagtgcaacgaagtaaaagagtaaggctgaaaatatggtgtggagtagacccgggggccatagtgttcactagaggcttctctcaaaatagcaaatatcacggtgggtgaacaaattactgtcgagcaattgatagaaccgcgcaaagtcatgacgatatctaaggcaatgatcatacatataggcatcacgtccgagacaagtagaccgatactttctgcatctactactattactccacacatcgaccgctatccagcatgcatctagtgtattgagttcatgacgaacagagtaacgccttaagcaagatgacatgatgtagagggataatatcaaaccaatgatgaaaaccccatctttttacccttgatggcaacaacatgatgcatgcctcgctaccccttctgtcactgggtgaggtcaccgcacggtatgaacccaaaaccaagcacttctcccattgcaagaatcatagatctagttggccaaacaaaaccaacaactcaaagagaattacaaggatatgaaatcatgcataagagagatcagaagaaactcaaataagattcatagataatctgatcataaatccacaattcatcggatctcgacaaacacactggaaAA
This genomic stretch from Hordeum vulgare subsp. vulgare chromosome 6H, MorexV3_pseudomolecules_assembly, whole genome shotgun sequence harbors:
- the LOC123401192 gene encoding protein FIP1-like isoform X1 — protein: MPHDRGGAASAVPASEEDALFIDLLHEAPLSGHREPRSIVSGTLYCILLVGYAAVSVSAPWIFLRVPGMIPPLLCSSNVILLLLTGIFQQYWVHQVRKVRLQGYYDFSQKLKHIARLPFATVAYGTALMLLIIVWQPYVQILSISLLLRIAIVVEATFAGCFMSLYIWYIHKYNSLDGRPDILRSLYSALQPSTTTLEDRRYYDGRLSDQQMALLQYQRENIHYLSEEVLRLQECLSKYQRTDVGNTPQVDLVHLLASRDQELRALSAEMNQVHSELQLARGLIDEKDSEIQRIRLSNNQYVEENDRLRAILGEWSSRAAKLERALEAERLSNIELRKSIAKFRGQLHKEQHA
- the LOC123401192 gene encoding protein FIP1-like isoform X2; this encodes MIPPLLCSSNVILLLLTGIFQQYWVHQVRKVRLQGYYDFSQKLKHIARLPFATVAYGTALMLLIIVWQPYVQILSISLLLRIAIVVEATFAGCFMSLYIWYIHKYNSLDGRPDILRSLYSALQPSTTTLEDRRYYDGRLSDQQMALLQYQRENIHYLSEEVLRLQECLSKYQRTDVGNTPQVDLVHLLASRDQELRALSAEMNQVHSELQLARGLIDEKDSEIQRIRLSNNQYVEENDRLRAILGEWSSRAAKLERALEAERLSNIELRKSIAKFRGQLHKEQHA